In Oncorhynchus clarkii lewisi isolate Uvic-CL-2024 chromosome 2, UVic_Ocla_1.0, whole genome shotgun sequence, one DNA window encodes the following:
- the LOC139424463 gene encoding protein O-linked-mannose beta-1,4-N-acetylglucosaminyltransferase 2-like: protein MRAASCRMNVAAILNGLLVSVVAALLWKYVRLSEHAAVLEEELQLTRQSQELSQAQIDYHAALLALQEYGTRMVCTGKMHTDRICRFDYLCYCTEAEEFVFFHSNSSFMLPNLGPRRFQPALLDLSSVEDHNTQYFNFLELPAAALKFMPKPVFIPDVTLILNRFNPDNLMHVFHDDLLPIFYTMQQYSDLDDEARLVFMEGWGEGAHFDLYRLLSSKQPLLKEQLRNFGKLMCFTKSYVGLSKMTTWYQYGFVQPQGPKANILVSGNEIRQFSSSLMEKLNITTRGGEESAAEEKDEYIVVFSRSINRLILNEAELILALAQEFQMRAVTVSLEEQTFPSIIKVISGASILVSMHGAQLVSSLFLSRGAVVVELFPYAVNPEQYTPYKTLASLPGMDLQYVAWRNMVEENSVAYPERPWEQGGIAHLDKEDQEHILASKEVPRHLCCRNPEWLYRIYQDTIVDIPSLLEALRATVKTRPNLKKAKPASTVHPGQVREPQCQTSVQATNEAMLTVSWQIPWNLKYLKVREVKYEVWIQEQGENTYMPYILPHQNYTFSENIKPFTTYLVWVRCIFNKNLLGPFADVLTCRT, encoded by the coding sequence ATGCGTGCGGCGAGCTGCAGGATGAACGTGGCGGCGATACTGAACGGCCTGCTGGTGTCGGTGGTGGCAGCACTGCTCTGGAAGTACGTGAGGCTAAGCGAGCACGCTGCAGTACTGGAGGAGGAGCTGCAGCTGACCCGCCAGTCCCAGGAGTTGTCCCAGGCCCAGATAGACTACCACGCTGCTCTGCTGGCCCTCCAAGAGTATGGCACCCGTATGGTCTGCACCGGCAAGATGCACACTGACCGCATCTGCCGCTTCGACTACCTGTGCTACTGCACCGAGGCCGAAGAGTTTGTCTTCTTCCACAGCAACTCCTCCTTCATGCTGCCCAACCTGGGGCCCCGGCGATTCCAGCCGGCCCTGCTGGACCTGTCCTCTGTGGAGGATCACAACACCCAGTACTTCAACTTCCTGGAGCTGCCCGCAGCTGCCCTCAAGTTTATGCCCAAGCCTGTGTTCATCCCTGACGTCACCCTCATCCTCAACCGGTTCAATCCGGATAATCTGATGCACGTCTTCCACGATGACCTGCTTCCCATCTTctacaccatgcagcagtactcgGACCTGGACGATGAGGCCCGCCTGGTCTTCATGGAGGGCTGGGGTGAGGGCGCACACTTTGACCTCTACCGCCTGCTGAGCAGCAAGCAGCCACTTCTCAAAGAACAGCTGAGGAACTTTGGCAAACTTATGTGCTTCACAAAGTCCTATGTGGGCTTGTCCAAGATGACCACATGGTACCAGTACGGCTTTGTCCAGCCACAGGGCCCCAAAGCCAACATCCTGGTCTCTGGGAACGAGATCCGGCAGTTTTCCTCATCGCTGATGGAGAAGCTCAATATCACCacgcgaggaggagaggagagcgcaGCGGAGGAAAAGGACGAGTACATCGTAGTGTTCAGTCGCTCCATCAACAGACTCATCCTGAATGAAGCGGAGCTGATCCTGGCGTTAGCGCAGGAGTTCCAGATGAGAGCGGTGACAGTGTCTCTGGAGGAGCAGACCTTCCCCAGTATCATCAAGGTCATCAGCGGGGCCTCCATATTGGTCAGCATGCACGGGGCCCAgctggtctcctctctcttcctctcccggGGGGCCGTCGTAGTGGAGCTCTTCCCCTATGCGGTCAACCCAGAGCAGTACACCCCTTACAAAACCCTAGCCTCTCTACCAGGCATGGACCTGCAGTATGTGGCCTGGAGGAACATGGTGGAGGAGAACTCTGTGGCCTACCCAGAGAGGCCCTGGGAGCAGGGAGGTATAGCCCACCTGGATAAGGAAGACCAGGAACACATCCTGGCCAGTAAGGAAGTGCCCAGACACCTGTGTTGCCGCAACCCAGAGTGGCTCTATCGCATCTACCAGGACACCATAGTGGACATCCCTTCTTTACTAGAGGCTCTCAGAGCGACAGTGAAAACCAGGCCCAATCTGAAGAAGGCCAAGCCTGCCAGCACGGTCCACCCAGGCCAGGTCAGAGAGCCCCAGTGCCAGACGTCGGTCCAGGCCACCAACGAGGCCATGCTGACTGTGTCGTGGCAAATCCCCTGGAACCTCAAGTACCTGAAAGTCAGGGAGGTGAAGTACGAAGTGTGGATCCAGGAGCAAGGAGAGAACACGTACATGCCTTATATTCTCCCCCACCAGAACTATACCTTCTCTGAAAACATCAAACCGTTTACGACGTACCTGGTGTGGGTGCGCTGCATCTTTAACAAAAACCTCCTGGGGCCCTTTGCAGATGTACTCACGTGCAGGACATAA